The genomic region ACCTCTTCTGCCCGACCTCCTGGGCCGAGTGGGAGCGGGACCACGCCCGTCAGGCACACCTGGTCGTCGTACCGAGCAGCGGACACGGCGTACAGCGCAGCCAGTCCGACCGAACCGGAAAGACGCAGGTCAGCGGCTTCCTGCTGGGCTGAGACGCAACTGTGTGTGAATCTCTGCAGCACCCTGCGTCGCTCGATGCGTCTAATAGACGTGAGGTGTTGTACGCCCAGCTGGGGAGTTGCGAGTGGAGTTCGAGGAGTACGCGTCCGCGCGCGGGCAGGAACTGGTGCGGCTCGGGTTCACCATCTCCGGCGACTACCAACGCGCCGAGGACCTGGCCCAGATCGCGCTGATGCAGGCGTTCCGCTCCTGGCGCAAGGTGCAGCGGGCGGACGATCCGCACACCTACGTCCGGCGAATCCTGGTCAACTCCTACCTGTCGATGACGCGCCGCCGGTCCTTCACCGAGGCTCCGGCGGCCGACCTCGACCCCGACCGCACGGTGCCCGATCCCGCCACCGACATCGTGAACTCAGACGACCTGTGGCGCGCGCTCGCCACGTTGTCGGCCCGCGAGCGGGTCGTCCTGGTACTGCGCTATTACCAGGACCTGGACGACCGGACGATCGCCGACCTGCTCGGCATCAAACCGTCCTCGGTCCGCAGTGTCGCGAGCCGCGCGCTCGCCTCGCTGCGGAAGGCGAGGCAGTCCCACCGTGTTGACGAGAGGTTGCCGTGAGCAAGACTGAGCTCGAGGAAGATCTGCGCGCGACGTTCGACCGCGCCGCCGCTTCCGTTCCGCCGGCCCCCGACCTGGTGTCGAGGGCGACCAGCGGCGCCCGGCAGGCGCAGCGGCGTACGGTCGTCGCTGTCGGTACCGCCGCGGCCGCCGTAGCCGTGATCGCCGCGGCCGGCTTTGCCCTTGGCGGCTTGGGCGACTCGAAGTCTCCGCAGCCCGCGGCGACCACGCCCGCGCCTGCTGTCACCAGCTCTGCGCCGACGGACTCCCCGCCGGCGTTGGCGGGTCGCTGGCGGCCGTTGAAGATGGACGGCTTCACCACGCTGAAGACCGCCCGTCCGGACAATCCGCTGCTCACGTTCAACCCGGACGGCACCTGGATCGGGTCCGACGGCTGCAACGGGATCAGTGGCACCTTCACGATCGGGCAGCGCGGCGAGTTCACCGGCAAGGCGAACGGCCAGCGCCTGATCGAGTGCGCGAACGTGCCGCACACCACGGTGCTGCAGACGGCGAAGCGGGTCACGGCCGACCAGACGACGCTCCGGTTCTACCAGGGCGACGGACGCGAAGTTGCGGTCTACGCTCGCGCACGGTAGCGGGATTTGCTTGCGGACGGTAGTCAGCTATTGACTATACGGAGTCCTTCCTTGAAGGATCTACGTAAGCCCGTCCACTGATTGGGGAGCTTGGTGCGACTCTC from Kribbella flavida DSM 17836 harbors:
- a CDS encoding SigE family RNA polymerase sigma factor, whose protein sequence is MEFEEYASARGQELVRLGFTISGDYQRAEDLAQIALMQAFRSWRKVQRADDPHTYVRRILVNSYLSMTRRRSFTEAPAADLDPDRTVPDPATDIVNSDDLWRALATLSARERVVLVLRYYQDLDDRTIADLLGIKPSSVRSVASRALASLRKARQSHRVDERLP
- a CDS encoding META domain-containing protein is translated as MSKTELEEDLRATFDRAAASVPPAPDLVSRATSGARQAQRRTVVAVGTAAAAVAVIAAAGFALGGLGDSKSPQPAATTPAPAVTSSAPTDSPPALAGRWRPLKMDGFTTLKTARPDNPLLTFNPDGTWIGSDGCNGISGTFTIGQRGEFTGKANGQRLIECANVPHTTVLQTAKRVTADQTTLRFYQGDGREVAVYARAR